A region from the Acyrthosiphon pisum isolate AL4f chromosome A1, pea_aphid_22Mar2018_4r6ur, whole genome shotgun sequence genome encodes:
- the LOC100169175 gene encoding probable 26S proteasome non-ATPase regulatory subunit 3, translated as MAATVATVEPVPDVEMTDVSDSQEKKDAAVIQEIRDNIRQIEKAVQTKEARFMLRVLRSWSVTRRKLNAVVLWSVINGFYTHSASDKELLLSYVTTPADIPEAIKMRTGKNATGALLPEIDGYIRLLVLVQLIDKEDYKKAVEFSDLLMVKLIDKNRRTLDLITAKAYFYHMRCYELTDQLHKIKGFLYSRLRTATLKKDYEGQAVLINCLLRNYLHYNLYDQADKLVQKSVFPEQASNNECARFLYYQGRIKAARLEYSVAHKNLVQALRKAPQNSAVGFRQTVQKLAVTVELLLGDIPERHIFRQASLRKALVPYFRLTQSVRLGDLTMFSETLENFKKNFLSDHTYMLIVRLRHNVIKTAIRAIGASYSRISVDYIAEKLGLDSPKDAEFIISKAIRDGVIQATIDPEHGYVQSKEPVDIYCTLEPQMAFHQRISFCLNLHNESVKAMRYPPKSYGKDLESAEERREREQQDLELAKEMAEEDDDGFP; from the coding sequence ATGGCCGCCACAGTCGCCACAGTTGAACCTGTCCCTGATGTCGAGATGACGGATGTGTCAGATTCCCAAGAAAAAAAAGACGCCGCGGTGATCCAAGAAATAAGGGACAACATCCGACAGATCGAAAAGGCCGTCCAAACAAAAGAAGCTCGTTTCATGTTGCGCGTCCTGCGTTCGTGGTCAGTTACCCGACGCAAGCTCAATGCTGTTGTCTTGTGGTCGGTCATCAACGGTTTCTACACACACTCTGCTTCTGACAAAGAACTGTTATTATCATACGTCACTACACCCGCTGACATACCAGAAGCAATCAAGATGCGCACAGGTAAAAACGCAACAGGGGCACTACTACCTGAAATCGATGGCTATATCCGCTTGTTAGTGTTAGTACAACTGATCGATAAAGAAGATTACAAAAAGGCGGTGGAATTCTCTGATTTACTGATGGTAAAATTAATTGACAAAAATAGACGTACGTTAGATTTGATTACTGCTAAAGCATATTTCTATCATATGAGATGTTATGAACTAACGGATCAACTGCACAAAATTAAAGGGTTCCTCTACAGTCGCCTAAGAACAGCCACACTTAAAAAAGATTATGAAGGGCAAGCTGTGCTTATCAACTGCCTGTTGCGTAATTATTTGCATTACAATCTGTATGATCAAGCTGATAAGTTGGTTCAAAAATCAGTATTTCCAGAACAAGCAAGTAATAACGAATGTGCTCGTTTCTTATATTACCAAGGTCGTATTAAGGCTGCCCGTCTCGAATATTCCGTAGCACACAAAAATTTAGTGCAAGCTTTGCGTAAAGCACCTCAAAATTCGGCAGTTGGCTTCAGACAGACAGTACAAAAGTTGGCCGTCACAGTAGAATTACTGTTGGGAGACATCCCCGAAAGGCATATATTCCGTCAAGCTAGTTTGCGTAAGGCATTGGTACCATATTTCAGACTTACCCAATCAGTCCGTTTAGGAGACTTGACAATGTTTAGTGAAACACTGgagaattttaagaaaaatttccTTAGTGACCACACTTATATGTTGATTGTACGCTTACgtcataatgttattaaaaccgCCATTAGAGCTATTGGTGCATCATATTCACGCATTTCAGTAGATTATATTGCTGAAAAACTCGGCTTGGATTCTCCAAAAGACGCCGAATTCATTATTTCTAAAGCTATCAGAGACGGTGTTATACAAGCAACCATTGATCCTGAACACGGATACGTGCAGAGCAAAGAACCTGTTGACATATACTGTACACTCGAACCACAGATGGCTTTCCATCAACGTATATCCTTCTGTTTGAATTTGCACAACGAAAGTGTTAAGGCCATGCGTTATCCTCCTAAATCATATGGCAAGGATTTGGAATCTGCAGAAGAACGTCGTGAGCGCGAACAACAAGATTTGGAACTAGCTAAAGAAATGGCAGAAGAAGACGACGATGGATTCCCatga
- the LOC100160308 gene encoding acid phosphatase type 7 encodes MKTFQRLVILTIFGFCAADPLVRYQPEQIHLSLGESETEIVVTWTTWNNTDESVVKYGINGPILKATGTSTLFVDGGELHRTQYIHRVRLAGLQSSSKYVYYCGSNQGWSPRFWFKTVPRDTNWSPSLAFFGDLGNVNAQSLPRLQEETERELYDMILHIGDFAYDMDSENAKVGDEFMRQLEPIASYVPYMTCPGNHEQKYNFSNYKARFSMPGGYENMMYSFNLGPAHFISISTEFYYFLYYGIKPVVLQYEWLVNDLKEANKPENRKQRPWIIVYGHRPMYCSDDDKDDCTYHETITRVGLPLLHWFGLEKLFYDNGVDLCLWGHEHTYERMWPVYDHTVYNGSYLEPYTNPGAPVHITSGSAGCQERTDNFIPNPPDWSAIRNSDYGYGRMKIYNSTHLYVEQVSDDKDGEVIDHIWLIKDHHKPYGKSTSK; translated from the exons ATGAAGACTTTTCAACGGTTAGTTATTCTAACAATCTTCGGCTTTTGCGCAGCAGATCCTCTTGTGAGATATCAACCAGAACAAATCCATTTGTCATTGGGTG AATCTGAAACTGAGATAGTTGTTACATGGACGACATGGAACAATACAGACGAATCAGTGGTAAAATATGGAATTAACGGACCAATTCTTAAGGCTACAGGTACTTCTACATTATTTGTAGACGGTGGTGAACTCCACCGTACTCAGTATATACACCGTGTCAGGCTTGCTGGATTACAATCATCCagtaaatatg tgtatTACTGTGGAAGTAATCAAGGCTGGTCTCCCCGGTTTTGGTTTAAAACTGTTCCTAGGGATACCAATTGGTCACCTAGCCTTGCTTTTTTTGGTGATTTGGGTAATGTAAATGCACAATCTCTTCCTAGATTACAAGAGGAAACTGAACGAGAACTCTATGATATGATACTTCATATTGGTGATTTCGCATATGATATGGATAGT GAAAATGCCAAAGTTGGAGATGAATTCATGCGCCAATTGGAACCGATAGCTTCATATGTACCATACATGACTTGTCCTGGCAATCACGAGCAAAAATA TAATTTCAGCAATTATAAAGCTCGTTTCAGTATGCCTGGTGGCTATGAGAACATgatgtatagttttaatttaggACCAGCTCACTTTATTAGTATTTCGACAGAGTTTTACTATTTCCTTTATTATGGGATTAAACCAGTTGTTTTACAATATGAATGGCTTGTTAATGATCTTAAA gaaGCAAATAAACCTGAAAACCGAAAACAGAGACCATGGATAATTGTTTATGGTCATAGACCAATGTATTGTTCAGACGACGATAAAGATGATTGTACATATCATGAAACAATCACTAGGGTTGGTCTCCCATTACTCCATTG GTTTGGGttagaaaaactattttatgataatGGAGTTGACTTGTGTCTTTGGGGCCATGAACATACATATGAAAGAATGTGGCCTGTGTATGACCATACTGTTTATAATGGCTCTTACTTAGAACCGTATACAAATCCAGGAGCACCAGTTCATATTACATCTGGTTCTGCT gGTTGCCAAGAAAGAACTGACAATTTTATTCCAAACCCTCCAGATTGGTCAGCAATTAGAAATAGTGATTATGGTTATGGCCGTATgaagatttataatagtacACATTTATATGTTGAACAAGTGTCTGATGACAAG GATGGCGAGGTAATAGATCATATTTGGCTCATCAAGGATCATCATAAGCCATATGGAAAatcaacttcaaaataa